One genomic segment of Verrucomicrobiota bacterium includes these proteins:
- a CDS encoding galactokinase, producing the protein MIITRSPLRISLGGGGTDLPSYYEQHTGFLVAAAIDKYVYITIHDTFVPDLIVKYSRLERVATAAELEHPIIREAFGLLGMDGKSLELTSMADIPAGTGLGSSGSFTTALLKALHAYRKNLVHPAELAEQACDIELNRLKEPIGKQDQYIAAYGGITCFKFLPGGKVEAWPLKLSEETRYNLEDNLLLFFTGYSRSASSILKEQDQKSKSMDKSMIENLHFVKDLGLQSQAAMERGDLPEFARLMDVHWQRKKERSGNMSNPQINQWYDLAMAHGALGGKLIGAGGGGFLMFYAEDKSRLRHAMRQAGLQEVRFRFDFEGTKAVIQ; encoded by the coding sequence ATGATCATCACACGTTCACCTTTGCGCATCAGCCTCGGCGGGGGCGGCACCGACCTGCCCTCCTATTATGAGCAGCACACCGGATTCCTGGTGGCGGCAGCCATTGATAAATATGTCTATATCACCATCCACGACACGTTCGTTCCGGATCTCATCGTAAAGTATTCGCGCCTGGAGCGCGTGGCCACGGCCGCGGAACTGGAACATCCCATCATCCGCGAGGCTTTTGGCCTGCTGGGCATGGATGGCAAGTCGCTGGAACTAACCTCCATGGCGGACATCCCCGCCGGTACCGGCCTTGGTTCCTCGGGAAGTTTTACCACCGCGCTGCTCAAGGCGCTGCATGCGTATCGCAAGAACCTGGTACATCCGGCCGAACTGGCGGAACAGGCATGTGACATCGAACTCAACCGGCTCAAGGAACCGATCGGCAAGCAGGATCAATACATTGCGGCTTATGGCGGCATTACCTGTTTCAAATTCCTGCCCGGTGGCAAAGTCGAGGCCTGGCCGCTCAAGCTATCCGAGGAAACCCGCTACAATCTTGAGGATAACCTGCTGCTGTTTTTTACCGGCTATTCCCGGTCCGCCTCCTCGATTCTCAAGGAGCAGGATCAAAAAAGCAAAAGCATGGATAAATCCATGATCGAGAACCTGCATTTTGTGAAGGACCTGGGGCTGCAAAGCCAGGCGGCCATGGAACGCGGCGACCTGCCGGAGTTTGCGCGGTTGATGGATGTGCATTGGCAGCGCAAAAAGGAACGCTCCGGCAACATGAGCAACCCGCAAATCAATCAATGGTACGATTTGGCCATGGCCCATGGCGCGCTGGGCGGCAAACTCATTGGCGCTGGCGGCGGCGGCTTCCTCATGTTTTACGCCGAGGATAAATCGCGGCTGCGTCATGCCATGCGCCAGGCCGGGCTTCAGGAAGTCCGCTTCCGTTTCGATTTTGAAGGCACCAAGGCGGTTATTCAATAA
- a CDS encoding Gfo/Idh/MocA family oxidoreductase has protein sequence MAETTQPTYRVAMIGCGLIGQKRLLNLPPGSVAMACDTNLERARKLAAQSPGCQATDSVEKALSSPKVDVVMVATINHALAPIAAMALRAGKHVLVEKPGAISLRELEELEALSNQHGGLVRIGYNHRYHPACLKAQELIQCGALGPIMFVRGRYGQGGRLGYEKEWRADPKLSGGGELMDQGVHLIDLAGMYLGEFGQIDGHAATYFWNMPVDDNAFLSLRDTQGRTAWLHVSCSEWKNMFSLEIYGRDAKLHWEGLGGSYGMERLYYYKMLPQMGPPDTTIYEYPRGDESWKLEMTEFFEDIRLKRTPVPGLKEAKAVLRVVETIYQKCGLVWNPPAQT, from the coding sequence ATGGCTGAAACCACACAACCTACATATCGGGTAGCGATGATTGGCTGCGGCTTGATCGGGCAGAAACGCCTGTTGAACCTGCCGCCGGGGAGCGTAGCCATGGCCTGCGATACCAACCTGGAGCGTGCCCGCAAACTGGCGGCCCAGAGCCCGGGTTGCCAGGCCACCGACTCGGTGGAAAAAGCATTAAGCTCGCCCAAGGTGGATGTGGTGATGGTCGCCACCATTAACCATGCCTTGGCGCCCATTGCCGCCATGGCACTGCGCGCCGGAAAGCATGTTCTGGTGGAAAAACCCGGTGCCATTTCGCTCCGTGAGCTGGAGGAGCTGGAGGCGCTTTCCAACCAACACGGCGGTTTGGTGCGCATCGGGTATAATCATCGCTATCATCCCGCCTGCCTCAAAGCCCAGGAACTCATTCAATGTGGTGCATTGGGGCCAATCATGTTCGTGCGCGGTCGCTATGGTCAGGGTGGCCGGTTGGGGTATGAGAAGGAATGGCGCGCTGATCCCAAATTATCCGGCGGCGGAGAATTAATGGACCAAGGGGTGCATTTGATTGATCTCGCCGGCATGTACCTCGGCGAATTTGGCCAGATCGATGGCCACGCCGCCACCTATTTCTGGAACATGCCGGTGGATGACAACGCCTTCCTCAGCCTGCGCGATACCCAGGGACGCACCGCCTGGCTGCACGTCAGTTGTTCGGAATGGAAAAACATGTTCAGTCTGGAGATCTACGGGCGCGACGCCAAACTCCATTGGGAAGGTTTGGGGGGCAGCTACGGGATGGAACGCCTGTATTATTACAAAATGCTGCCACAAATGGGCCCGCCGGATACCACCATCTACGAATACCCGCGCGGCGACGAATCATGGAAGCTGGAGATGACCGAGTTTTTTGAGGATATCCGACTCAAGCGAACACCCGTGCCAGGACTCAAGGAAGCCAAGGCCGTGTTACGCGTGGTGGAGACCATTTATCAGAAGTGCGGCCTGGTCTGGAACCCCCCGGCACAAACATAA
- a CDS encoding aspartate kinase, giving the protein MALIVQKYGGTSVGNTERIKNVAKRVAEYHAKGHQLVVVVSAMSGVTDGLIKLAKDIMPLPDEREMDMLLATGEQTTTALTAMALHSIGLKAVSLTGAQAGIVTDGVHTKAKIQNITPKKVHAFLKGGNVVIVAGFQGETSEGQITTLGRGGSDLTAIALAAALKADLCEIYTDVDGVYTADPRIVPNARKLQEIAYDEMLELASLGAKVMQSRSVEFAKKFGVVFEVRSSMNDNPGTIVKEETKSMEGVVIRGVALDKNQAKVTLVAVPDQPGMAARIFKSLADASINVDVIVQTAPHGGSGRATDISFTVDKADLLKANKVIDSLKAEVGFKEAVADEKIGKLSVVGVGMRSQPGVAARMFETLAKEGVNIDMISTSEIKVSVVIDLAKGEAAMRAVHAAFIG; this is encoded by the coding sequence ATGGCATTGATTGTTCAAAAATATGGTGGCACGTCGGTGGGGAACACCGAACGTATCAAGAATGTGGCCAAGCGCGTGGCGGAATATCACGCGAAGGGCCACCAACTGGTCGTCGTGGTCTCCGCCATGAGCGGCGTGACCGATGGGCTGATCAAATTGGCCAAGGATATCATGCCGCTGCCCGATGAGCGGGAGATGGATATGCTGCTGGCCACCGGCGAGCAGACCACTACCGCCCTGACCGCCATGGCCTTGCACAGCATTGGCCTCAAGGCCGTATCCCTCACCGGCGCCCAGGCGGGCATCGTCACCGATGGCGTGCATACCAAAGCCAAAATCCAGAACATCACCCCCAAGAAAGTGCATGCCTTCCTCAAGGGCGGGAATGTGGTTATTGTGGCCGGATTCCAAGGAGAAACCTCGGAAGGCCAGATCACCACGCTGGGACGCGGGGGTTCCGATTTGACGGCCATCGCCCTGGCCGCGGCGCTCAAGGCCGATCTCTGTGAAATTTACACGGACGTGGACGGGGTTTATACCGCCGATCCGCGCATCGTGCCGAATGCCCGCAAGCTCCAGGAGATTGCGTATGATGAAATGCTCGAACTGGCCAGCCTTGGCGCCAAGGTGATGCAGTCGCGCTCGGTGGAATTTGCCAAGAAATTTGGCGTGGTGTTTGAAGTCCGCTCCAGCATGAACGATAACCCAGGAACGATTGTGAAAGAGGAAACCAAAAGCATGGAAGGCGTCGTCATTCGTGGCGTCGCGCTCGATAAGAACCAGGCCAAAGTCACGCTTGTGGCCGTACCCGACCAACCCGGCATGGCCGCCCGCATCTTCAAATCGCTGGCCGATGCCTCGATCAACGTGGATGTGATTGTCCAGACCGCGCCGCACGGCGGATCAGGACGCGCCACGGATATTTCGTTCACGGTGGACAAGGCGGATTTGCTCAAGGCCAACAAGGTCATTGACAGCCTCAAGGCGGAAGTGGGCTTCAAGGAAGCAGTGGCCGATGAGAAAATCGGCAAACTCTCGGTGGTGGGTGTCGGGATGCGCAGCCAGCCTGGCGTGGCCGCCAGGATGTTTGAGACCCTCGCCAAGGAAGGTGTGAACATTGACATGATTTCCACCAGTGAAATCAAGGTGTCCGTGGTCATTGACCTCGCCAAAGGCGAAGCCGCCATGCGCGCAGTTCACGCGGCCTTTATCGGTTGA
- a CDS encoding PhoPQ-activated protein PqaA family protein, producing MSRTRLSPTGCLLRISCLSLGLMLQVAVTPASQAGALEEYVQRPDPSFAWKAVEQKQQAGFTITRLDVTSQTWHDLRWTHTMQIGHPAKVRNPGVALLVIAGSGDGSSSFNLMKTVSEQAGILVAVVANVPNQPLFNGRNEDALIAYTFDQYLKTGDETWPLLLPMVKSAVRAMDAVQAYAQAEYGQKVEKFVVTGVSKRGWTTWLSAAADPRVAAIAPAVIDMLNMKAQTEWTQKVYGRQSEKIRAYTDLKLVEKMDTPQMVALRGLVDPYSYRRNYRLPKLILLGTNDPFWTVEALKHYWYDLPGPKLVYQAPNTGHAQTAESIQTMAAVFQMVADGKELPTVEWQFSGADHRNVTVTASQQAKAARLWTAESATHDFRKATWSSQALPVTRDGREAAAAVQLPASGYRAYMVELTLTASTGADYKVSTQVQVVPENVQ from the coding sequence ATGTCGCGTACCCGATTGTCACCCACCGGATGTTTGCTGAGAATTTCGTGCCTGAGTCTCGGGCTGATGCTCCAGGTGGCCGTCACCCCGGCCAGCCAGGCCGGCGCCCTGGAAGAATATGTCCAGCGGCCCGACCCCAGCTTTGCCTGGAAAGCGGTCGAACAGAAGCAACAGGCTGGATTCACCATCACGCGGCTCGACGTCACCTCACAGACCTGGCATGACCTGCGCTGGACCCACACCATGCAGATTGGCCATCCCGCCAAGGTGCGCAATCCCGGCGTCGCCCTGCTGGTGATCGCCGGCAGCGGCGACGGTTCCAGCAGCTTTAACCTCATGAAAACCGTTAGCGAACAGGCGGGCATCCTGGTGGCGGTGGTGGCTAATGTGCCGAACCAACCGCTGTTCAATGGACGCAATGAAGATGCCTTGATCGCGTACACCTTTGACCAATATTTGAAGACCGGCGATGAAACCTGGCCGCTCCTGCTGCCCATGGTCAAAAGCGCGGTTCGCGCCATGGACGCCGTGCAGGCCTATGCCCAGGCGGAATACGGCCAAAAGGTTGAAAAATTTGTGGTGACCGGCGTCTCCAAGCGCGGATGGACCACCTGGCTGAGCGCCGCTGCGGATCCGCGCGTGGCCGCCATTGCGCCCGCAGTCATTGACATGCTCAACATGAAGGCCCAGACCGAGTGGACCCAGAAAGTCTATGGCCGGCAGAGCGAAAAAATCCGGGCCTACACCGATCTGAAACTGGTGGAAAAAATGGACACGCCGCAAATGGTGGCGCTGCGCGGGTTGGTGGACCCTTATAGTTATCGCCGGAATTATCGCCTGCCCAAGCTGATCCTGTTGGGCACCAACGATCCTTTTTGGACCGTCGAAGCCTTGAAACATTACTGGTACGACCTGCCGGGGCCCAAACTGGTCTATCAAGCGCCCAACACCGGGCACGCGCAGACGGCGGAGTCCATTCAAACCATGGCGGCGGTGTTCCAAATGGTGGCCGATGGCAAAGAACTGCCGACCGTGGAGTGGCAGTTCAGCGGCGCGGATCACCGCAATGTGACGGTAACGGCGAGTCAGCAGGCCAAAGCGGCACGCTTATGGACGGCGGAATCCGCCACCCACGACTTTCGCAAAGCCACCTGGTCAAGCCAGGCATTGCCGGTCACCAGGGATGGCCGCGAAGCCGCCGCCGCCGTGCAATTACCCGCCAGCGGGTACCGGGCTTACATGGTTGAGTTGACCCTGACCGCCTCGACCGGGGCCGATTATAAGGTCTCCACGCAGGTCCAGGTCGTCCCGGAAAATGTCCAATAG
- a CDS encoding MoxR family ATPase: MTKSNTPVNGNNGSPSTQARQLIANIARAFLGKEEVVTRAVVALIAGGHVLVEDVPGLGKTLLAKAIAKSLAADFKRIQFTADLLPSDISGVTVYAPERHEFTFRRGPVFTNVLLGDEINRATPRTQSSLLEAMEEQHVTVDGVVHPLESPFFVVATQNPIELEGTYPLPFAQMDRFMLRLSIGYLERASEIEMLRVQRNADPLAKVEAVMDCYVLKQLQSAVREIRIEDSLLGYLVDLVRATRHAESLEYGASPRGCLDIQSFSQAMALLAGRDYVLPDDLKQAARVVLPHRLICRKGTRSVIVNARTVIDHIVDSVPVPV; this comes from the coding sequence GTGACGAAGTCCAATACTCCAGTCAACGGTAACAACGGTTCGCCCAGTACGCAGGCGCGCCAGTTGATTGCCAACATCGCGCGTGCCTTTCTGGGCAAGGAAGAGGTGGTCACGCGCGCGGTGGTGGCGCTGATCGCTGGCGGGCATGTGCTCGTTGAAGACGTGCCCGGTCTGGGTAAAACCCTCCTGGCCAAGGCTATCGCCAAGTCATTGGCGGCCGATTTCAAGCGCATCCAATTCACCGCCGATCTCCTCCCTTCCGATATTTCCGGCGTCACGGTGTATGCCCCGGAGCGTCACGAGTTCACCTTCCGTCGCGGCCCGGTCTTTACCAACGTGCTGTTGGGCGATGAAATCAACCGGGCCACGCCGCGCACGCAATCCAGCCTGCTCGAGGCCATGGAGGAACAACATGTGACGGTGGATGGCGTGGTGCATCCGCTCGAATCGCCGTTTTTTGTCGTGGCCACGCAAAATCCCATCGAACTCGAGGGCACGTACCCGTTGCCGTTCGCGCAGATGGATCGGTTCATGCTGCGCTTGAGTATCGGCTACCTGGAGCGCGCATCGGAAATCGAAATGTTGCGCGTGCAGCGCAATGCGGACCCGCTGGCCAAAGTGGAGGCCGTCATGGATTGTTACGTCCTGAAGCAGCTCCAGTCGGCGGTGCGCGAAATCCGGATTGAGGATAGCCTGCTCGGTTACCTGGTGGATCTAGTGCGCGCCACCCGCCACGCGGAATCCCTGGAGTACGGCGCCAGCCCGCGCGGTTGCCTGGACATCCAATCCTTCAGCCAGGCGATGGCGTTGCTGGCCGGACGCGATTACGTGCTGCCGGATGATCTCAAGCAGGCCGCCCGCGTGGTGCTCCCGCATCGCCTGATTTGCCGCAAGGGCACCCGCTCCGTAATCGTCAACGCCCGAACCGTCATTGATCACATCGTGGATTCCGTGCCGGTGCCGGTGTGA